The segment TTGGGATAATACCTTAGTTGACACTCAAGATAACATTTTTAATGCTATTAAGCATACCATAAACTCAATGGGGTATAGTAATAAAGCTGCTGATAGAAATTCCCATGAGTCGAGAAAGAGCTATATGGTCAATTTGTTTGGCGATCAGTGGAAAAAAGCAAATCAGATATATCAACAATACTTAGATAATGCTCTATTACAAAACATTGCTCTGAATCAAGGAGTAGAGGAAATGTTGCAGACGTTGAAAAGCCACAATGTTTATCTAGCAATAGTAAGTAATAAGAAAAATACTAATTTACGTGAAGAAGTTACCTATTTTAAACTAGATTCTTACTTTGAAAGAGTGGTTGGGTCATGCGATACTGCAGAAGATAAACCATCTGCAACCCCACTGCTATTTGCACTAGAAGAGAGTACGTTGCCTATAAATAGAGAAAATGTGTTTTTCATTGGTGATAGCATCACAGATGTTCTGTGTGCACAAAATGCCAATTGTTTACCTATTATATACGGTCAATCAATAAGCGATTATGAAGATTTGTTATGTTTTCAACATTTTGATAAACTTACAGATTTTATAATAAAGTATTTAGAAGATAGGTAATGACCACTGTTACAGAGATTGCCAGTATAACAAGACGCTTTTGCGCGTATTTAATAGATGTAGCAATTTTATTAATTCCAACTTTATTAATTATACTGCTATTAGAGGATTCTCCGTTGATCTTACATCTATCATACATGTGTGTAAATTGTAGTTACTTCACATATTTTATATCTTCAAAGGCCCAAGCAACTCCCGGTCAACAGTTAATGAATATGTATACTATCAATTTAGATAATTCTAAAATAGACTTGAATTTAGCGTTTGACAGAA is part of the Wolbachia endosymbiont (group A) of Anomoia purmunda genome and harbors:
- a CDS encoding HAD family hydrolase, with amino-acid sequence MKDSPLAVVFDWDNTLVDTQDNIFNAIKHTINSMGYSNKAADRNSHESRKSYMVNLFGDQWKKANQIYQQYLDNALLQNIALNQGVEEMLQTLKSHNVYLAIVSNKKNTNLREEVTYFKLDSYFERVVGSCDTAEDKPSATPLLFALEESTLPINRENVFFIGDSITDVLCAQNANCLPIIYGQSISDYEDLLCFQHFDKLTDFIIKYLEDR
- a CDS encoding RDD family protein; translated protein: MTTVTEIASITRRFCAYLIDVAILLIPTLLIILLLEDSPLILHLSYMCVNCSYFTYFISSKAQATPGQQLMNMYTINLDNSKIDLNLAFDRSSSQFFLPLLNSVVVVLTEFLQDQEVLVNVLSALKVIIVLLTLCCYLVACFSKKKQTYHDMLFNTVVIKGTIK